Genomic DNA from Leptotrichia wadei:
CTGTAACGGCAAACATAGCTCCAAGCATTAATAATTTATTTTTCCCTGCCATAATCTATTTTTCCTCCAATTTATCTACCATTAAATTTGCCACATCCTTATGCCAAAGAACTCCTGTATGACCTCCAAATGGTATTAACACTCTATTTGAAAATGTATTTTTTATATAATCCAAATCTTTCTCTTTAAGTAAAATATCATTTGTTGAAGTAATAAATATAATATTTTTATTATTTCTATTAATAAAATCCTGACTGCTTCTCAAATCAAAGTCACTTATGAATTTATTAAAGTCAAGATTAGGATATTTATATTTTTTCAAATATGGATATAAAATTTCCTTTGCATATTCATCAAATGAAACTGATAGTCCTTCTCTAAATTCATTAGACACAGAATCAAATCTCTTGTATGACTTTTTATTTGAAAGCCTTCCAACAGCATTATTCCCACTAAATACTTCCCCTGCAAAAGTCATATTTGCCGAATAAAACCTAAATAATAACCCTGTAAGCATTTCAAAATCCTTTTCTCCAAGTCCTAATTTTCCTAACGAAGTTGTTAAATTTGAAAACTCAATATCTTTTATTTGTATCGATTTATCATACATAAGCTTACTAAATATTGTATCTAAATATTTTTCCAAACTTCTCGCATCATAAACTCCATTTTTTACCAAATATCCATCTAATTTATTCGTTGCCGTCAAAATGCTGATTGGTGAATTTAATAAAAGAGATTTCTCAATTCCAATTTTTCTGTTATTTTTTTCATCCATCTCATGAATCAACAATGACTGAAATCCACCTAAACTGTAACCTCCAATATAAGTCTTATCAATTTTCATTCCATTACTTTTTTCTTTTAAAATAGCTTTTTGTATCAAATCATACATTTGTACAGTTTCATCTTTTATATACCCTGCATAAATATTTTTACTTTGACTTACAATGTAAGGCATTGTCGTAGGTGAACTAAATGCAATTACATTATATCCTTTATCGTAAAATACATTCGCTAAATAAAGCGACATTCCGCTGTTATAAACTGAACCTGTTCCTGAAATTAAAATCATTAGAGGAGCTTTTTTGTCTTTTTGAGTCCACACGCCATATTCATAATCTTTCCATTGTCTTAATATTTCAGGAATCTTTTTTGTCGTCGTAAATCTTCTAACTTTTGGTCCCTTTGGATTTTTAAATTTATACTGCTGCTCTACAGGCGTTCCAAGAACAGTTGCCATTATGGCACTTTCCTTATATGGATAATCACTTGCAATCTGTGTCACATCCGTTTCAGCAAGTCCAATAACTGAAAATGTAAATATTATTATCAAACCCAATATTTTTTTTAACATATTCCCAATTATGCGAAAACTGTTTCACATTTCTCCTTTCCAATTTTAAAAAGTTATACTTTTTATTTATTTATCTATATTTTATCAAAAATATCAAAAAAATTCCAGTAAAAAAATTTATTAAATTACACATCCACCGAAACAATTTTAGTCTCCCCAATCTCTTTATTCATCGTAACTCCATAAAGCCGATGTGACCCCTTCATCGTCTCCTTATTATGAGTTATAAGAATAAATTGCGATTTATTAATAAACTGATGCAGCAATTCAATAATTTTTTTAGTGTTTTTTTCATCAAGTGCCGCCTCAATTTCATCAAAAAATGTAAACGGACTTGGCCTAAACATAAAAATCGCCATTATAAACGAGACTGCAAGCATTGATTTTTCCCCACCTGAAAGTAAAAGTAAAGTCTGTTCAGGTTTATTTTTATATTTTACACTTAATTCTAATCCAGTCGTAAGCACATTTTCAGGATCTGTCATTTTAATTATTCCTTTGGCACCATTTAAAATCGTTTCACACATATATTGAAAATTTTTATTTATTTGTTCATAAGCCATAAAAAACTTGCTCGTAACTTCCTCTTCAATTTCTCTAATAAATCCAAGTAACGATTCTCTGCTCTCAAACAAATCCCTCTTCTGTGCCACAATATTCTGATACCGCTCATTTTCATGCTCATATTCTTCTATTGAAGCCATATTTACAGGTCCAATATTTATACGATTTCTCTCATTTAAAGATAATTTTCTTTTCGTTGCTGCAAGCTCTTCTTCACTAATAATCTCAAAATATTCTTCATCATTAAAAATTTCATCATTTTCAAGTTCCTTAAATTCAGAAGTTTTAAATTCCAATTCACTCTCATTTCGTGTAATTTTTTCTATGATTTTTTCATATTCATTTTTACTTTTCAGAATATTCATTTCAATTTCTTTAATTTCCGCAATTAATTTCCTTTCACTTCCTTCAACTTCTTGAATTTTAGCTTCTGTTTCTTGAATTTCTTTTAAAATATTTACTTTGCTTTTTTCATTTGCCTTAATTTCAGACTTCATATTTGAAATTTTATCTATTAGTTCACTTCCAAACAATTCCTTCTTTTTCTCAAATTCAATTAATTCAGCCTTTTCACTTAAAAGTTTTTTATAATCAATCTCAATTTCTCTAAAACGATTTTTATTATTATCTGTTTTGACTTTTAAAACTTCATATTCCTTATCCGCCACATTTAATTTTTGAACAAATTCATCAATATTCTCAAGTTTTTTCAATTCTTCATTCAAATTTTTCATTTTCAGATTATTCTCTTTAATACATTTTTCGATATTTTGAATTAATTTCAGATTTTCCTTTATTTTAGTTTCTTTCTCTAAAATAAATTTCCCACTTTCAGAAATTTCATAATTCAAAGTATTAATTTCCCGCTGTTTTCGACTAAATTTAACACTAAAATCATCATAATTATTATTAAATGACTGATAATTATTTTTAAAGTTCTCAAATAATTTCTCTTTCTCTTCCTTTTCTTTTTCAACTTTTTCAGCTTCTAAAACAACTTCCGATAACTTTTTCTTAAATTTATCCAAATTTTCCCTATTTGTCTCAATCTCAGCTTCCAGACGCTTCAATTCCTTTTTTCTTTCTAAAATCTCATCTTTTCCCTTAAACGAATGCCCACCAGTCATTCTCCCCCGAGAAGCAATAATATCTCCCTCAAGCGTAACAATTCTATCATTGAATCCCTTTTTTAAAAGCTCTGTTCCAACTTCCAGATTTTCCACAACAACAGAATTTCCATAAACAAATTGAATAACTTTTTTTATGTTTTTATCTACAAATTTAGCATCAACTTTTACAATATTTCTTGCAAAATCAATAATTCCATTTTCTCCATTTGTATTTAAAATAATATTCTGAATTTCCTCTTTTGACATTTTATTTTGAAAATCACCTTGGTGTAAAGTTTTATCAATAATAGGTAAAGTTTCATTCATTTTTGAAACTCGAATATTTTCAATTGGCAGAAACGAAGCTCTTCCAAGTTTTTTTCTTTTCAAAATTTCAATACATTTCTTCCCAATTTCACTATCTTTAACAACAATATCTCGAAACATTCCTCCAGACAAAGTCTGTACCGCTTCCTCAAATCCCGATGGAACATCAATCAAATTAACAAATGCCCCAATTACTCCATCAATTTTTTCATTTAAAATATGCTTTACACTTTGATTAAATGTCTCATTTTTTTCAATTGCATTAGCAATAGCCTTTTGCCTAACTTTATAATTTTCCAATTTATAACTGATTTCATTTTTTCCCCTATTAATTTTTGAATATTCTTTTCTCAATTCATCAGTCTTTTCATTAAGCTTCTGAATTTTTTGTTCCCTTTCAAGTTTTTGCTTTTCCTTTTCTGATTTCTCCACTTCATAAGCCTTCTTTTCCTGACTTATCTTATCAAATTCAGCTTCCAAGTCCATCTTTTCGGCAATTTGTCTTTTATTCTCATTTTTAGCCCCAAAAACTCTTTTTTCCAAATCCTCATTTTCTCCAGCAACTTTTATCTTATCCACTTCAAAATCAGAATTTTTTTGTATCCGTTCCTTCAATTCAAGTGCAATTTCATTTCTCTTCTTTTTTACATCCTTAACTTTAACTTCCAATTCAGTCTTTTCTTGTTCCTTTTCAGTTAAATCCTTTGTTATAAGCTCAAGCTCATTTCTGGAATCATTTAAAATTTTCTCCTTTTCCTCAATATCCTTTTCTAAAATTCCTTTCCTTTTAGCCTTTTCATTAGCTTCGGTTTCTAAGTTAGAATTTTGATTCATGAGTTTTGAATACTTTTCCTTCAATATTTCCAGATTTTCAAAATTTTTATTTCTTCGATTTTTTTGGCTTTCCAGATTTTCTTGTAATTTTACCCTAATTTCATTAGTCTTTTCAAGTTCAGCCTGCTTTCCAGAAAAACTTTTTTCATTTTTTTCCAGTTCTTCCTTTACCTCCTGACTTTTCTCCTCATATTCATATTTCAACGAAGTTTTCTCATTAACATCATACTCTAGAACCATAAATCTCTGAATATTAATCTTCTTGCTGTATTCTTTAAAAAGTTTTGCCTTTTCCTGCTCACCTTTTAAATAATCAACCCGTTGTTTCAAGTCCTTTTCCACATAATCAATTTTTTCAATTTCATTTTTCAAATCCTGTAGCTTTTTCTCAGACTCATCCTTTTCAATCTTAGCCCTCTTAACTCCAGCTGCCTCTTCAATAATTTCTTTCAATTCCTTTGGTGAAGAACCTATAATTCTCTCCACTCGCCCTTGCCCAATTATTGAATAAGCCTGTTTTCCAATCCCAGTATCCATAAAAAGATTATGAATATCTTTAAGCCTGGATTTCCTGTTATTTATCAAATATTCATTTTCCCCTGTCTTGAAAATCCTTCGGGTAATCTTAACCTCTGAAAAATCCACATCCAAATATCTATCCTCGTTATCAATAATAAGACTGACTTCCGCCATAGACTTTGGCTTCTTGTTCTTCCCGCCAGAAAAAATAATATCTGAACTCTCCTTAGCTCGTATATTCCTATAACTTTGCTCTCCTAAAACCCACAAAATCGCATCCAGAATATTACTCTTCCCACTCCCGTTAGGCCCAACAATCGAAGTAATCCCATCATCAAACTCCACAATAGTTTTATTTGCAAACGATTTAAATCCAGTTAGTTCCAATGCTTTTAAGTACATCTTTTCTCCTATTTCTCCATTTTTTTTAAATAAAATTCAATCATATTTCTACATTTAAAATCATATTTTTTCTTTTTTTGCTAATGCTATATAACATTTTCTTTATTAGCTTTGTTCGACAACTTAATATTTTTTATTTTTAATAAAAGGTTTTACTTATTTGTGAATAATATTTATTTCATTATATTTTGAAATTTATATTGCTATCGAAAAGATTCTATTTACTTTACAATAAGAATACTTTTTAACTCCTTGATAAATAAAGAATCTACATGTTTACTACAAATTATTATCTCCCTTTTCCAAAAATTACAATCGTAACCGTCTTCAGTAATATCTTCATATCAAATAAAATATCGTGATTTTTTATATAATACAAGTCATACTGTAATTTTCTATAAGCATCTTCAATGCTTGCTCCATACGGATACATAACTTGAGCCCAGCCAGTAAGACCAGGCTTTACAGTATGTCTTAGATTGTAGTACATAATTTCTTT
This window encodes:
- a CDS encoding alpha/beta hydrolase; its protein translation is MLKKILGLIIIFTFSVIGLAETDVTQIASDYPYKESAIMATVLGTPVEQQYKFKNPKGPKVRRFTTTKKIPEILRQWKDYEYGVWTQKDKKAPLMILISGTGSVYNSGMSLYLANVFYDKGYNVIAFSSPTTMPYIVSQSKNIYAGYIKDETVQMYDLIQKAILKEKSNGMKIDKTYIGGYSLGGFQSLLIHEMDEKNNRKIGIEKSLLLNSPISILTATNKLDGYLVKNGVYDARSLEKYLDTIFSKLMYDKSIQIKDIEFSNLTTSLGKLGLGEKDFEMLTGLLFRFYSANMTFAGEVFSGNNAVGRLSNKKSYKRFDSVSNEFREGLSVSFDEYAKEILYPYLKKYKYPNLDFNKFISDFDLRSSQDFINRNNKNIIFITSTNDILLKEKDLDYIKNTFSNRVLIPFGGHTGVLWHKDVANLMVDKLEEK
- the smc gene encoding chromosome segregation protein SMC; the encoded protein is MYLKALELTGFKSFANKTIVEFDDGITSIVGPNGSGKSNILDAILWVLGEQSYRNIRAKESSDIIFSGGKNKKPKSMAEVSLIIDNEDRYLDVDFSEVKITRRIFKTGENEYLINNRKSRLKDIHNLFMDTGIGKQAYSIIGQGRVERIIGSSPKELKEIIEEAAGVKRAKIEKDESEKKLQDLKNEIEKIDYVEKDLKQRVDYLKGEQEKAKLFKEYSKKINIQRFMVLEYDVNEKTSLKYEYEEKSQEVKEELEKNEKSFSGKQAELEKTNEIRVKLQENLESQKNRRNKNFENLEILKEKYSKLMNQNSNLETEANEKAKRKGILEKDIEEKEKILNDSRNELELITKDLTEKEQEKTELEVKVKDVKKKRNEIALELKERIQKNSDFEVDKIKVAGENEDLEKRVFGAKNENKRQIAEKMDLEAEFDKISQEKKAYEVEKSEKEKQKLEREQKIQKLNEKTDELRKEYSKINRGKNEISYKLENYKVRQKAIANAIEKNETFNQSVKHILNEKIDGVIGAFVNLIDVPSGFEEAVQTLSGGMFRDIVVKDSEIGKKCIEILKRKKLGRASFLPIENIRVSKMNETLPIIDKTLHQGDFQNKMSKEEIQNIILNTNGENGIIDFARNIVKVDAKFVDKNIKKVIQFVYGNSVVVENLEVGTELLKKGFNDRIVTLEGDIIASRGRMTGGHSFKGKDEILERKKELKRLEAEIETNRENLDKFKKKLSEVVLEAEKVEKEKEEKEKLFENFKNNYQSFNNNYDDFSVKFSRKQREINTLNYEISESGKFILEKETKIKENLKLIQNIEKCIKENNLKMKNLNEELKKLENIDEFVQKLNVADKEYEVLKVKTDNNKNRFREIEIDYKKLLSEKAELIEFEKKKELFGSELIDKISNMKSEIKANEKSKVNILKEIQETEAKIQEVEGSERKLIAEIKEIEMNILKSKNEYEKIIEKITRNESELEFKTSEFKELENDEIFNDEEYFEIISEEELAATKRKLSLNERNRINIGPVNMASIEEYEHENERYQNIVAQKRDLFESRESLLGFIREIEEEVTSKFFMAYEQINKNFQYMCETILNGAKGIIKMTDPENVLTTGLELSVKYKNKPEQTLLLLSGGEKSMLAVSFIMAIFMFRPSPFTFFDEIEAALDEKNTKKIIELLHQFINKSQFILITHNKETMKGSHRLYGVTMNKEIGETKIVSVDV